Proteins encoded within one genomic window of Candidatus Pseudothioglobus singularis PS1:
- a CDS encoding SDR family NAD(P)-dependent oxidoreductase — protein MILKLPTTPSFRLDNKTALIAGASSGIGLACAVALADAGAEVVLASRNIEALQKASDAIQLKGNSVEAVQLDIADTDAIELFFKNQKPFDILVNSAGMGRHSPSLETSTEDFDEVMDVNLRGAYFLTQAVARGLIKAKKPGSLINISSQMGHVGGVDRAVYSASKHAVEGFTKAMAIEWGGHQIRVNTICPTFIRTALTQSTFDNPERKKWIEEKIKLGRAGEVEDIMGAVVFLASEASGMITGSALMIDGGWTAD, from the coding sequence TTGATTTTGAAACTTCCAACTACACCATCTTTTAGATTAGATAATAAAACTGCCCTTATTGCGGGAGCTTCATCTGGCATTGGTCTGGCTTGTGCTGTAGCACTTGCGGATGCAGGCGCTGAGGTCGTCTTGGCATCAAGAAATATTGAAGCTCTTCAAAAAGCTTCTGATGCAATACAATTAAAGGGCAATAGTGTTGAGGCTGTTCAGCTGGATATTGCTGATACAGACGCAATCGAGCTTTTTTTCAAAAATCAAAAGCCCTTTGATATCCTTGTAAATAGTGCTGGCATGGGTCGTCATTCACCTTCATTAGAAACCTCTACTGAGGATTTTGATGAGGTCATGGATGTCAATCTCAGGGGTGCTTACTTTTTGACACAAGCAGTAGCAAGAGGGCTGATAAAGGCAAAAAAACCAGGCTCACTAATTAATATTTCTTCTCAAATGGGACATGTTGGCGGAGTAGACCGAGCGGTATATTCTGCTTCAAAGCATGCTGTAGAGGGCTTTACAAAGGCCATGGCAATTGAATGGGGAGGCCATCAAATTAGGGTCAACACAATTTGTCCAACATTTATCCGAACGGCGTTAACACAATCTACATTTGATAATCCTGAACGCAAAAAGTGGATTGAAGAAAAAATAAAACTTGGACGTGCAGGTGAAGTTGAAGATATTATGGGGGCAGTGGTATTTCTAGCCTCAGAGGCATCTGGCATGATTACAGGTTCAGCATTGATGATTGATGGGGGCTGGACAGCGGACTAA
- a CDS encoding LacI family DNA-binding transcriptional regulator yields the protein MSTQKITSMEVAKLAGVSQSAVSRVFTPGASSSKKTNELVRKAAAELGYRPNVLARSLITGKSRMIGLVVAYLDNYFYPEALELLSSALQKKGYHVLIFMSGNKEGDIADAVDEILDYQVDGIIAASVSMSSDLAKRCTSAGVPVVLFNRTQDDDRLSAVTSDNFQGGQKVARFLLAGGHKRIGYIAGWEGASTQRDREKGFTEELVRNGQELYAREVGNFNSDEAKQAARTMFSKQNFPDAVFVANDAMAIAVIDVIRFELGLQVPEQVSVVGYDDVPISSWPAYDLTTVRQPANRMVAETVSILIESIENKTTTARRVEIDGPLMVRGSAKISDK from the coding sequence ATGAGCACTCAAAAAATTACATCAATGGAGGTAGCAAAATTAGCTGGTGTAAGCCAGTCTGCTGTTTCAAGGGTCTTCACACCTGGTGCTTCATCCTCTAAGAAAACAAACGAGCTAGTTCGTAAAGCAGCAGCAGAATTAGGATATAGGCCCAATGTTTTAGCGCGTTCATTAATCACAGGAAAGTCTCGAATGATTGGGCTCGTAGTGGCATATTTGGATAACTACTTTTATCCAGAGGCTTTGGAGTTACTCTCAAGTGCTCTTCAAAAGAAAGGTTATCACGTTTTAATTTTTATGTCTGGAAACAAAGAGGGTGACATTGCTGATGCGGTAGATGAAATTTTAGATTATCAAGTTGATGGCATTATAGCTGCTTCGGTTTCTATGTCCTCAGACCTTGCTAAGAGATGCACCTCTGCAGGTGTTCCAGTTGTTTTATTTAATCGAACTCAAGATGATGATAGGCTATCGGCGGTAACCTCTGATAATTTTCAAGGTGGTCAGAAAGTTGCTAGATTTCTTTTGGCAGGTGGGCATAAGCGTATTGGATATATTGCTGGTTGGGAGGGGGCATCGACTCAACGAGACCGAGAAAAAGGCTTCACTGAAGAACTAGTTAGAAATGGACAGGAATTATATGCAAGAGAAGTGGGTAACTTTAATTCTGATGAAGCCAAACAAGCGGCGCGAACAATGTTTTCTAAACAAAATTTTCCAGATGCAGTATTCGTTGCTAATGATGCTATGGCAATTGCAGTAATCGATGTTATTAGGTTTGAGCTAGGATTACAAGTCCCTGAACAAGTTTCTGTCGTTGGTTATGATGATGTGCCTATTTCCTCATGGCCTGCTTATGATCTAACAACAGTTCGACAGCCAGCCAATCGAATGGTAGCTGAAACGGTTTCAATTCTTATTGAGAGCATTGAAAATAAAACAACAACTGCTAGAAGAGTTGAAATTGATGGACCACTAATGGTTAGGGGTTCTGCAAAAATTTCTGATAAATAG
- a CDS encoding ester cyclase, producing the protein MKGFDSQYANFPDWINGITHEIWEERGIDKLLYLYSDDIILRAPPSLVIGNKTVIDATKATLSEFPDRKLLGEDVIWSGTPETGMLSSHRIISTASHLGDGSFGKATGKKVVFRTIADCHAINNQVNDEWLIRDQGAIVRQLGMMPKDFARDQINLEGGIEKCNHPFNDSMDKKGPYIGNGNTNAWGEKYVDILNRIMNDDASVYRSEYDRGCHLEYPGGVCGHSYVDAEEFWRGLRSSMPSAVLTVEHQIGREDSHLSPRAAVRWNLKGKHDGWGIFGEPTGADLYVMGVSHAEFGPWGLRREYTLFDETAIWKQIIIKTG; encoded by the coding sequence ATGAAAGGGTTTGATTCACAATATGCTAATTTTCCTGACTGGATTAATGGCATTACTCATGAAATTTGGGAAGAAAGGGGTATTGATAAGCTCCTTTACTTGTACTCAGATGATATTATTTTAAGGGCCCCACCCTCCCTTGTGATTGGAAATAAGACGGTTATTGATGCAACAAAAGCAACATTATCAGAATTTCCTGATCGTAAGTTATTAGGAGAAGATGTAATTTGGTCAGGGACACCGGAGACCGGTATGTTGTCCTCACATAGAATTATTTCTACAGCTTCTCATCTGGGAGATGGCTCATTTGGGAAGGCAACAGGTAAGAAGGTTGTTTTTAGAACAATCGCAGACTGTCATGCTATTAACAATCAAGTAAATGATGAATGGTTAATTCGAGATCAGGGCGCTATTGTTCGCCAGCTTGGAATGATGCCAAAGGATTTTGCAAGAGATCAAATAAATCTCGAAGGCGGCATAGAAAAATGCAACCATCCATTTAATGATTCTATGGACAAGAAAGGCCCCTACATCGGCAATGGGAATACGAATGCGTGGGGTGAAAAGTATGTCGATATACTTAATCGTATTATGAACGATGACGCTTCGGTTTATAGATCTGAATATGATCGTGGATGTCATCTAGAATACCCAGGAGGGGTATGTGGTCATTCGTATGTGGATGCTGAAGAGTTTTGGAGAGGGCTACGCTCTTCTATGCCAAGCGCAGTTTTAACAGTCGAACATCAAATTGGACGTGAAGATAGTCACCTCTCTCCCAGAGCTGCAGTGAGATGGAACCTTAAAGGCAAGCATGATGGTTGGGGTATTTTTGGTGAACCTACTGGTGCTGACTTATATGTAATGGGCGTTTCACATGCAGAATTTGGACCTTGGGGGCTTAGGAGAGAATATACACTCTTCGATGAAACAGCAATCTGGAAACAAATCATCATTAAGACAGGTTAA
- a CDS encoding cupin domain-containing protein: protein MTLEEMEKFIVRYSDLKPCKTAFIDAHTPGSDQKENFTIIGGGVSESRDQHVHINETPGFNIGAAGQPPGCKNSLHTHTTAEVFYVLKGSWRFFWGRYGEDGELFANEGDLVNIPTGIFRAFENVGDGYGMLMAILGGDDAGGGVTWAPEVINDAKDFGLLLGDNGVLYDTKKGELLPEHIAPMQLLTDEELRNFPKVSTEAFMSNFFVSASDLSHHSKDTPLKVIGANGLLKDKPGFEVDFISNETFVDEMHSPSQYEVNMVMRGEWTLEWDGNSTRISAGDTCLIRPDLSYKMTPIGLDEASLFKVTKTNDPAGSTWRE, encoded by the coding sequence ATGACCCTAGAAGAAATGGAAAAATTTATTGTTCGGTATTCAGACTTGAAGCCTTGCAAGACCGCTTTCATTGATGCCCATACACCAGGATCTGATCAAAAAGAAAACTTTACTATTATAGGTGGTGGCGTTTCAGAAAGTCGAGACCAGCATGTACATATTAATGAAACTCCAGGTTTTAATATAGGTGCGGCTGGACAACCACCTGGTTGCAAGAACTCTTTGCATACTCACACAACTGCTGAAGTCTTTTATGTGCTCAAGGGAAGCTGGCGTTTTTTCTGGGGACGCTATGGTGAAGATGGAGAATTGTTTGCAAATGAAGGCGACTTGGTGAATATACCAACAGGGATATTTAGAGCCTTTGAAAATGTTGGAGATGGCTATGGAATGTTAATGGCCATTCTTGGTGGCGATGATGCAGGGGGTGGTGTGACGTGGGCCCCTGAGGTGATTAATGACGCTAAGGATTTTGGGCTTCTGCTTGGAGATAATGGAGTCTTATATGATACAAAAAAAGGAGAGTTGCTCCCAGAGCATATTGCGCCCATGCAATTATTAACTGATGAAGAGCTTAGAAACTTCCCAAAGGTTTCGACAGAAGCGTTTATGAGTAATTTTTTTGTAAGTGCATCAGACTTATCTCACCACTCTAAAGACACACCACTTAAGGTCATAGGAGCTAATGGTCTTTTGAAAGATAAGCCAGGGTTTGAGGTGGATTTCATTTCGAATGAGACCTTTGTTGACGAAATGCACTCGCCCAGCCAATACGAAGTCAACATGGTTATGAGAGGCGAATGGACTCTCGAGTGGGACGGAAATTCAACTCGCATTTCTGCTGGAGATACTTGCTTAATTCGCCCCGACTTATCCTACAAGATGACCCCTATTGGTTTAGATGAAGCGAGCTTATTTAAAGTTACAAAAACAAACGACCCAGCAGGGTCAACTTGGAGAGAATAG
- a CDS encoding cobalamin-independent methionine synthase II family protein has translation MSRILTSHVGSLPRGQEVVDYIFARENNQEYDEKSFDACMQNNVLTTVEKQKKAGIDIVSDGETSKISYATYVKDRYTGFSGDSPRNAPEDLKLFPGFLKRLSDDGGTPQYARPMCTGEVKSKGQGELQKDILNLKKAMSVNDVQRGFMNAASPGVISLFLQNDYYPTRDSYLAALADAMKDEYETIVASGLDLQLDCPDLALSRHMLFSGLSDSEFIKIAESHMEALNHALSNVPEEKVRIHICWGNYEGPHCCDIDMNKVFGTLMKAKARYTLFETSNPRHAHEWTVFRDRKSEIPDTKILVPGVVDTTTNFIEHPELVAERINKFVNIVGKERVIAGSDCGFGTFAGFGAVDPDIAFAKLESLSEGAKIASNQ, from the coding sequence TTGAGTAGAATTTTAACGAGCCATGTAGGTTCATTGCCAAGAGGTCAAGAGGTTGTAGATTATATTTTTGCAAGAGAAAATAATCAAGAATATGATGAAAAAAGTTTTGATGCATGCATGCAAAACAACGTTTTGACTACAGTTGAAAAGCAAAAAAAAGCGGGCATTGATATTGTGAGTGATGGAGAAACCTCAAAAATATCATACGCAACTTATGTTAAAGACAGATATACGGGATTTTCTGGAGATAGCCCTAGAAATGCTCCAGAAGATCTGAAGCTCTTCCCAGGATTTTTAAAAAGACTTTCTGATGATGGTGGAACGCCTCAATATGCTAGGCCGATGTGCACAGGTGAAGTTAAATCAAAAGGACAGGGGGAACTTCAAAAAGATATTTTAAACTTAAAAAAAGCAATGTCTGTAAATGACGTTCAAAGAGGCTTTATGAATGCGGCGTCACCTGGCGTCATTTCTTTATTTTTGCAGAATGATTACTATCCAACTCGAGATTCATATTTAGCAGCACTGGCTGATGCAATGAAAGATGAGTATGAAACAATTGTCGCATCGGGCTTAGACTTGCAGCTTGATTGCCCTGATCTTGCTTTATCTCGGCATATGCTTTTCAGTGGTCTATCTGACTCTGAATTCATAAAGATTGCAGAATCACATATGGAGGCACTGAATCATGCCTTATCGAATGTTCCAGAAGAAAAAGTAAGAATTCATATTTGTTGGGGTAATTATGAGGGACCTCATTGCTGTGATATTGATATGAATAAAGTTTTTGGAACATTGATGAAAGCAAAGGCTCGATATACTTTATTTGAGACATCAAACCCTAGACACGCGCATGAATGGACAGTTTTTCGAGATCGTAAAAGTGAAATACCTGATACTAAAATACTTGTTCCAGGTGTTGTAGACACAACAACTAACTTTATTGAGCATCCTGAGTTGGTGGCTGAACGAATTAATAAATTTGTCAATATAGTCGGAAAAGAGAGAGTCATTGCGGGTTCAGACTGCGGTTTTGGTACTTTTGCAGGTTTTGGTGCAGTGGATCCAGACATTGCATTTGCTAAGCTAGAGTCACTATCCGAGGGTGCTAAGATTGCGAGCAATCAATAG
- a CDS encoding alpha/beta fold hydrolase codes for MKTLVMIPGMMCDERIFAPQIEGLSDSIRIIVADISGHSTVQDLAAEVLKKSPPKFHLLGHSMGGIVAMEMYAQEPNRIEKLVLMDTNHKAELEEVKAMRDPQMKAAKEGKLVDVMRDEMKPNYLDASDNRESILHTCMDMAKSMGPEVFINQSKALQTRVDQQSTLRLIAVPVLVICGSNDILCPVERHELMHSIINDSELKIINNAGHMPSLEQPKETTEVLKKWLN; via the coding sequence GTGAAGACTCTTGTTATGATTCCTGGAATGATGTGTGATGAACGTATTTTTGCACCACAAATTGAAGGACTTAGCGATTCAATAAGGATTATTGTCGCAGATATTTCTGGACATTCAACTGTTCAGGACTTAGCAGCTGAAGTACTGAAAAAATCACCACCCAAGTTTCATCTCTTAGGTCATTCTATGGGAGGTATTGTCGCTATGGAGATGTACGCCCAGGAGCCCAATCGAATTGAAAAGTTGGTGCTTATGGATACCAATCATAAAGCGGAGCTTGAAGAGGTTAAAGCAATGAGAGACCCTCAAATGAAGGCCGCAAAGGAAGGCAAGCTTGTTGATGTCATGCGTGATGAGATGAAGCCTAACTATTTAGATGCTAGTGATAATCGAGAGAGTATCCTCCATACCTGTATGGATATGGCTAAATCGATGGGCCCAGAAGTATTTATAAATCAATCAAAGGCCTTGCAAACAAGAGTAGACCAACAAAGCACATTGCGCTTAATTGCGGTTCCAGTATTGGTGATATGTGGCTCCAACGATATATTATGTCCAGTAGAAAGGCATGAGTTGATGCATAGTATAATCAATGATTCAGAGTTAAAAATTATTAATAATGCTGGCCATATGCCTTCATTAGAGCAACCAAAAGAGACAACCGAGGTATTAAAAAAATGGCTAAATTAG
- a CDS encoding RraA family protein, whose translation MAKLDPELLTLLRSVDTPTVCNAIEVAQCKRGFSKFTRGTMICSDPEGGSIVGFAKTAKIAALDPPTENQDIIKERRMNYYRYMSEVDGPMVTVIEDVDYPDCIGAYWGEINTKVHKGFGLSGTLTNGVMRDLGDLAEAFPVVAGSVGPSHGFVHVREIDTPVNIFGMTVAPGDLIHADRHGAVVIPSEVIPILKDSIHKLFASERLILDPAEKTEFSFDDFQKAWEDFEKSRT comes from the coding sequence ATGGCTAAATTAGATCCAGAATTACTCACACTCCTTCGCTCAGTTGATACGCCAACGGTCTGTAACGCTATCGAAGTTGCTCAATGTAAAAGGGGTTTTTCAAAGTTTACACGAGGCACAATGATTTGCTCAGATCCTGAAGGTGGGTCTATAGTTGGTTTTGCCAAGACTGCAAAAATTGCTGCACTTGATCCACCGACCGAAAATCAAGATATTATTAAAGAGCGCAGAATGAATTACTACCGATATATGTCCGAGGTTGATGGGCCAATGGTCACTGTAATTGAGGATGTTGACTATCCTGATTGTATTGGTGCTTATTGGGGTGAGATTAATACAAAAGTTCACAAAGGGTTTGGACTATCAGGAACTCTAACAAATGGAGTAATGAGAGACTTAGGGGATCTTGCTGAAGCCTTTCCAGTTGTTGCAGGATCGGTTGGTCCTAGTCATGGTTTTGTCCATGTGCGTGAGATAGATACCCCTGTAAATATCTTTGGTATGACTGTGGCACCAGGCGACTTAATTCATGCTGATCGTCATGGAGCTGTTGTAATTCCTTCTGAAGTTATACCTATTTTGAAAGATTCAATTCACAAGTTGTTTGCATCTGAGAGACTCATATTAGATCCTGCAGAAAAAACAGAATTTAGTTTTGATGATTTTCAAAAAGCATGGGAGGATTTTGAAAAATCCCGCACCTAG
- a CDS encoding ABC transporter substrate-binding protein codes for MFLKKVATVVALTTLASSAWAGCGISEGRVSIVGNEFPAIQTIGAGAMECAGDGVTVETNLTADHQKINLPGMTGNPAEFTSAIVANSSIVALMNNDVIRPLNDLVEKHGQGLQKSQLVTIDGNIMGIAFMANAQHLTYRSDILDQLGIAAPTTYEEMLEAAGRIRSSGLMKNPVGGAYAAGWNLAEEFVNMYIGHGGEFFKPGTAEIAVNNQHGYDTLNMMKQLSHFMNPDYLTHDSNATSAEWKAGNVALMNMWGSRIGALKGDEVDAAVVAATATAGPMTVGGGSTAASTLWWDGFTVAKNISDADAEATFMALMHAIRPEMLNETTAPQAVWLIDGYEPTPAAAGVFAAAAMGTKPYPMLPYAGLMHSAAGSELVDFMQGKETAEQALAGLEAAYTTAAKEKGYL; via the coding sequence ATGTTTTTAAAAAAGGTAGCTACAGTTGTAGCTCTTACTACTCTAGCTTCAAGTGCCTGGGCAGGTTGCGGGATTTCTGAAGGAAGAGTAAGTATTGTTGGTAATGAGTTCCCAGCGATCCAAACTATTGGAGCGGGAGCAATGGAATGTGCTGGTGATGGCGTTACAGTTGAAACAAACTTAACAGCTGATCATCAAAAAATTAATCTTCCTGGTATGACTGGTAATCCAGCTGAATTTACATCAGCGATTGTTGCAAACTCGTCTATTGTTGCACTAATGAACAATGATGTGATTAGACCTTTGAATGATCTTGTTGAAAAACATGGACAAGGTCTTCAGAAAAGCCAGTTAGTTACAATTGATGGAAATATTATGGGTATTGCCTTTATGGCGAACGCTCAACACCTTACATATAGATCAGATATTTTGGATCAGTTAGGAATTGCGGCTCCAACTACCTATGAAGAAATGTTAGAAGCTGCTGGAAGGATTCGTTCGAGTGGTTTGATGAAGAATCCAGTTGGCGGTGCTTATGCAGCGGGTTGGAACTTAGCTGAAGAATTCGTCAATATGTACATTGGCCATGGCGGTGAGTTCTTTAAGCCAGGAACAGCTGAAATTGCTGTTAACAACCAGCATGGTTATGACACACTTAACATGATGAAGCAGTTATCTCACTTCATGAACCCAGACTACCTAACGCATGACTCAAACGCAACAAGTGCTGAATGGAAAGCTGGTAATGTTGCACTTATGAATATGTGGGGATCACGTATCGGCGCTCTTAAAGGTGACGAGGTAGATGCCGCTGTAGTCGCTGCAACAGCTACTGCTGGCCCTATGACAGTTGGTGGTGGTTCAACTGCAGCTTCAACCCTTTGGTGGGATGGATTTACTGTAGCCAAGAACATTTCAGATGCAGATGCAGAGGCTACTTTTATGGCTTTGATGCATGCAATTCGTCCAGAAATGTTGAACGAAACGACTGCACCACAAGCTGTTTGGCTAATTGATGGTTATGAGCCTACTCCAGCTGCTGCAGGTGTATTTGCTGCTGCTGCAATGGGAACTAAGCCTTATCCAATGTTGCCATATGCAGGCCTAATGCATTCAGCTGCAGGTTCTGAATTAGTTGACTTCATGCAAGGCAAAGAAACTGCTGAGCAAGCTTTAGCTGGTTTAGAAGCCGCATACACAACAGCTGCGAAAGAAAAAGGTTATTTATAA
- a CDS encoding carbohydrate ABC transporter permease, protein MKHKTFFWFFLPTALAMFLFIALPLTSIVSQSLHTPHDAVLVVVESCDPFGCKSETTIDHEASKQIKEEQPKGKWVGFQIYTDRNHLAFKEVGELWENKTNLIDFVSGLNNLPFYRAMGFTITFVLVVTPLVILFGLIIALAVNSLHRHLKGLMVFFSLLPMIVTPLVGSLILFWMIDSRGIIGSGLQELFADPNLSLKASTGLTWITLIVYGVWHSAPFAFIVFYAGLQTVPQETIEAAMIDGASRLQQTYHVVVPHLSPLVAFVALIQLMDNFRVFEPIVGFSASAHATSLSWIIWNDIGQEIRLMSSAATTSVLTIIGVIILLMPVLIRTWREFNPQK, encoded by the coding sequence ATGAAGCATAAGACTTTTTTCTGGTTCTTTTTACCTACAGCCTTAGCAATGTTTTTGTTCATTGCCCTGCCCTTAACTTCGATTGTAAGTCAATCACTTCATACTCCTCATGATGCGGTTCTGGTTGTTGTTGAATCGTGTGATCCATTTGGTTGTAAATCTGAAACAACGATTGATCATGAGGCGAGTAAACAAATCAAAGAGGAGCAGCCAAAAGGCAAGTGGGTTGGATTTCAAATCTATACTGATAGAAACCATCTAGCCTTTAAAGAGGTCGGTGAGCTTTGGGAGAATAAGACAAACTTAATTGATTTTGTGTCAGGTCTTAATAATCTTCCATTCTATAGAGCAATGGGATTTACGATAACTTTTGTCTTAGTGGTAACACCATTAGTTATATTATTTGGATTGATAATTGCACTGGCAGTCAACTCGCTGCATCGACATCTTAAAGGGCTTATGGTTTTCTTTTCATTGCTACCAATGATTGTAACTCCTCTAGTTGGTTCGTTGATTCTGTTTTGGATGATTGATTCACGAGGTATTATTGGTTCAGGACTCCAAGAATTATTTGCAGATCCTAATCTGTCATTAAAGGCATCAACTGGCCTAACTTGGATAACACTCATTGTATATGGTGTTTGGCATTCTGCCCCCTTTGCCTTCATAGTTTTTTATGCTGGACTCCAGACTGTTCCGCAAGAAACTATAGAAGCAGCAATGATTGATGGAGCCTCTCGTTTACAGCAAACTTATCATGTCGTTGTGCCCCATTTATCTCCATTAGTAGCTTTTGTTGCTTTAATTCAACTGATGGATAATTTCCGAGTATTTGAGCCAATAGTTGGTTTTAGTGCCTCGGCACATGCGACCTCTCTTTCATGGATTATATGGAATGATATTGGTCAAGAAATCAGGCTTATGTCATCCGCTGCCACAACATCAGTGTTGACAATAATTGGTGTCATCATACTTCTAATGCCAGTTTTGATTAGAACATGGCGTGAATTCAATCCTCAGAAATAA
- a CDS encoding carbohydrate ABC transporter permease yields the protein MTSNQIKRPLALQILIYGFVLFWFILAAFPFMWTMWGSFKVELDFFSKLDWTNVFSGVRTQVVHGKSFTGAGYDGAWIQEEFWRAFLNTAIVCFCTVLTSLTLATLGGYALSRSGFRYSFWLLIIALVFRALPPITLVSGYLQPFYDWNVWGTLPTTIIVLVAINQPFTLWMLHSFFQTIPKELDESAKVDGCSQFQAFRHVIIPVMWPGVITAGLFSFLLAYNDFAVTGILLSQENQTMVPKIASFMGTTQTEGNIMFAVAAVVSSIIPLFILVMFFQRQLVSGLTAGAVKG from the coding sequence ATGACTTCAAATCAAATAAAAAGACCACTAGCACTCCAGATATTAATATATGGCTTTGTATTGTTCTGGTTTATTCTGGCAGCTTTTCCATTTATGTGGACTATGTGGGGTTCATTCAAAGTAGAGCTGGATTTTTTCTCTAAGTTAGACTGGACTAATGTTTTTTCTGGGGTAAGAACGCAAGTAGTACATGGAAAGTCTTTTACAGGCGCAGGTTATGATGGGGCGTGGATCCAAGAAGAGTTTTGGCGCGCTTTTCTTAATACAGCGATAGTTTGTTTTTGTACGGTACTCACATCATTAACGCTTGCAACTTTAGGTGGCTATGCCCTTTCAAGGTCTGGTTTTCGTTATTCATTTTGGCTATTAATAATTGCACTTGTTTTTCGTGCATTGCCCCCAATCACTCTTGTTTCAGGGTATCTACAACCCTTCTATGACTGGAATGTTTGGGGAACACTTCCGACCACTATTATTGTTTTAGTGGCTATAAACCAGCCATTTACATTGTGGATGCTGCACTCATTTTTTCAAACAATTCCGAAAGAGCTTGATGAGAGTGCAAAGGTAGATGGCTGTAGTCAGTTCCAAGCATTTCGACATGTCATTATTCCAGTGATGTGGCCAGGAGTTATTACTGCTGGTCTCTTCTCATTTCTTTTGGCATATAATGATTTTGCTGTTACAGGGATACTGCTATCTCAAGAAAACCAAACCATGGTCCCTAAAATTGCCAGCTTTATGGGCACTACTCAAACAGAAGGTAATATTATGTTTGCGGTTGCAGCAGTTGTATCCTCCATAATTCCATTGTTTATTCTGGTTATGTTTTTTCAAAGACAGCTTGTTAGTGGACTAACAGCTGGTGCAGTGAAGGGCTAG